The region CATTCACACCTAAGGCAATCATGTTTTCTTTCAGCTAAAGATCATCCACCTTTGTCGGTTTTATATGGTAGTAGGCAATCTTCTAGATTTGTTATTTCCATACACAAAGGGACAAATTATACGGGTCAACAGATAAAGTTGCATCCCAAGGTACTTCTTCCCCTTTATCTCTTCTTCTGGatattttttgagaaaatatccTTCTGGATTTGTTTGAGCATGAAGACATCAATGCAAAATGGGGCTGtgacattattttgtttaatttgtattaGCTTGTTTGAAAGCAGAATAATAAGCATGCATCAAACTCCAACTTCTGTAACAAAAACAGCTTGTGAAACTTTTTCCGAAATCAGAACAGGCTAATTTTGAGCTtgagcatttttttttttttttttggggggggggggggggggggggggggggggggggaataAAGACTGTAAATCCTTCTAACTAGTGAAATCAGAATCTGAACATGTGATAAAACTTAATAGTAttgaatattttgtattttgagaTGTTAGTGTTACTCTTCAGTGCAGGACTTGCTCAAAGGTCTAAGCACTGAATATCAAGTAAATTTATGCTTAAATTTCCAGCACTATGTGtttatttagttttgttttcaaactaatgtaaacaaaaaaaatgactaAATCTACTTGGATTATTCACTGAGTTGATTATATTTCCAAAATCGATAGCCAATTGTACATTTCCcccattttttttcctttatcattccatttgaaattttattagaaaaatatttcagATTATTTTTACATACCAGCCTAGAGATCTAGGATTTATAGAAGAATTGTAGATGTGACTAGTGTGGACTAAGCCTTTAGAGGAGACAATCCAGTTTCATACTATGCCATTCATTCCTCCAAATAATACctaatcttaaaatttataagttaaCAACCACTAACTTACTTTACTAATTACTATATTACCCCCTATACTACTAATTACCATACTACCCCTATACTACatctaattaaatttacaaatgAAGTCATATTATACCTCCTCCGTCTCGAACAAAACGAGATAAACAACCATTTGGCTATGCATTAAATTTAGGTTGTGTCCAATAAGTCATGAATCTGGTATTTTGGGCCTTTATCTTGAGAAATAAAATCCTGAAAGTAACCCAACCCTTTTACTAGAGAATCTCAATGATATTGGTAGGCCATCATCTTCCAATAGAAAGATTTCTTTTCCCAGTTTTGCAACTTTAAAAGAGCTCCCTCACATCATCCTTTCTTAAAGATGCTCCTTTGAGCCTCTTCTTACGTCTTTTCTTCTCTCTTGATTGTTGCCGTTAACTCTAAGAAATTTTCATATGGCAATAACAGCACCAGGTCCAGAAGAAGTAGTAGAAGCAATCGGGGAGCCCCTCCAATACAAGGTGACTAAACTTCTAAACTTtgcatttctttatttttctcagTGATATTTTTAACCTCTCTATCTATCTCTCACCTAGACATGGTTCTTGAAAGTCTCCATCCACTGTGAAGGCTGCAAAAGGAAGGTCAAGAGAATACTCAACAGCATTGAAGGTACAAACagaggaaaaaaatatttatacttaaaaCATCTCCATTTCTGCTATTATCAATTGAACTTCTTTTTTGTAAAGGTGTCTATAAGGTTGATGTAGACACCAAGCAGCAAAAAGTAGTGGTAACAGGCAACATAGATGCAGACACTTTGATCAAGAAGTTAGTGAAAGCAGGCAAACACGCTGAATTATGGCCGATAAAAGGGAAGAAACCCCCGAAAGAAAAGAACCCAGATAAACAAAGTGAAACAGAAAGCAGTGACGAAGAACCCGATCGAGACGAAAAGCCCCCGGTTCTAGAATCtgctaataataatattctcgAAGTTAAAGATCCAAGTTTTGAAGCCAAGAAGCCCCCAGAGAATGGATCAACCCAACCGCCACCACAAGGCACTGGagctaaaaaaaagaaaaagaaaaaacgCAAGAGTCACAAGGTCGGAGGACAAGGAGAATTATTAGGTGCGCCCCCACCCGGTTCAATGGGCCCACCTCCTTCGAACCCGGGGCCACCGCCATTGAACCTAGGCCCACCTCAGATGAATCAGATCCCTCCACATTTTCAAGGGCATCAATTCCTACCGCCTATGAATTATTTTGATGCACAACCACAAGTGTATGTTGCTAGTAGCACAGCCCATCCCACTATCACAATGATGACGTCACATTATGCCTCTCAACCGTCGCAATCTTACATGTATATGCATCAGGGTTTCACGTACGAAAATTCAGGGGCAGAAGAGTCATTGGCATCCGACCTAGAGACGCCCTCGAAATCATCATTGTATTCATTTGAGTTATTAAGCGATGAAGATCCCAATGGGTGCACAATTATGTAATTGGGCATTCcacatttaacaagtttctAGTAAGGTTGATTTGCAAATGATTATGCATCATCACTTCCctttttttccttatttatgATCAGGATGTTCGAGTTTCATTGTGGTTCACCAATGTAGCTTTTCTACAATCAATCcaaatgaaaatttgattagataGGTTTTGGATTGATGTCTGAATTCATTGGGTTATGCCAATTTGACTTTCATTGGATGTTATTGGAAAAACACTAGAAAAGATAAGAAgcatataatatatactttttccCCTTGAGAATCAATCTTATATCTAGAAAGCTCCTTTATGATTATGGGTTTCTATTCCTTAGGCCCTCATGAAATTCTTGTCActttatataatgtatatatattcttgttcttattccatttttttgttttaatacaTTGTGCATTTCTTTCTCatgtttccttttcttttataaaagagGAGATAAGATGAACCACTTGGTATTGAATAGATTAATTGCTATCTTTTTGTTGGCCAGTGTGAAAAAGGAGTAACAAGGTCTTCTCATTTTATTccaagtttttcttttttaaatttgtatgataatatataacaatttccAATCACTTGAATGAATGACGAGACAATGTAAAAATGTGCCTTAGATAAGATAGGCGTAGATTGATATTTTCAATTTCACATCCAAGTTCAAGCTCGACAGGAAATTTCAAcctaaaaagaataattatcGAATAAATAGTCGATTTTAAGATTTTGTAGTTTGGTGTCATAGTATGTCTATAGAGCGACAATTGTTGGATTGAAATTGTAAACTTTTGGATAATATAGTTATATCGAAAATGCACCCACAAATTTAGTGTGGGCTAATTTGATCTACTAGACCTTAAAAATGAGATGGCCCATATCATATGGGCCAAAATGTTATTTACTAGAATGTTTTATTCTCGACATCATCTAATATCAATTATGTACCCATTtcttaataaagaaataaacgaAACCCTAAAATAAATGGCCTATAAATACTGAGACGCCGCATCCAACAACTTTGTAAATATGAGAAGTTGTGATTTCGTGATAGACGCAAGGCAATGGAGCAGAAGACGCCGCCGTGATCTTTTGTCACTTAAGTAAGATTATGTGTTATTTCCCATGATTTGTCACGTTAAGTTTACATTCGAACTATTAATCTTGATTCTAGTTTATGaggatatttattatttctctatGGTGTATCCTCAATTGTTTCCATTCATATGATTTGTTCATTGTAGATTGCTTCGACTTATCAAAAGTGGAACAATCGCTACCTAAATCAATTTTAAAGGTTGTTACTACATCAATGGAGGCATTGAGTAAAGAAGATCTAAATCATTCAGACAAGAACTTTCTGCTTTAGTATAATCcgaaatatatcaaaatttcatttagTGATGAATAGATAAATGTACATATATAAACTTGTATGAaagttatttcatttatatCATTCTAAATGATATAAATGGAGTAACTTTCACACATGTTTATATATACATGTACTTTATCTTTtcatcattaaataataattatggtGTAATTCGGATTATCTTAGTGCAAAATGAACTATTGATATTTCAGGTTATCTTACATTTGGTTATATCATGTGATTTGCTGATTgttgaattcttttaaaattttctcagATCCATAAGGTTAGTTAAAGTATTGGACCttgcttttattttattctttggACTTTGTAAgataataattattgataattctggtttttctggttttttttgtttttgttttattcatAGGAACTATCATCTAAATGACATCTTCCATTACATTGTGGAAGTTATGACTCTTCAAGTTGATGAGATGAACATCCTTCAACTGCACAAGAAGTTtgtaaatgttaattttataattcactTGTAAAACATCTTAGATATATGAAAGGTAAAGtgaatgtaaaatttattaattatcaattaatataaatatgatgtaATTCACTAAGATAATTTGAGTAAAAGATTGATTTTTAAGATAATAAA is a window of Impatiens glandulifera unplaced genomic scaffold, dImpGla2.1, whole genome shotgun sequence DNA encoding:
- the LOC124917255 gene encoding heavy metal-associated isoprenylated plant protein 36-like — protein: MAITAPGPEEVVEAIGEPLQYKTWFLKVSIHCEGCKRKVKRILNSIEGVYKVDVDTKQQKVVVTGNIDADTLIKKLVKAGKHAELWPIKGKKPPKEKNPDKQSETESSDEEPDRDEKPPVLESANNNILEVKDPSFEAKKPPENGSTQPPPQGTGAKKKKKKKRKSHKVGGQGELLGAPPPGSMGPPPSNPGPPPLNLGPPQMNQIPPHFQGHQFLPPMNYFDAQPQVYVASSTAHPTITMMTSHYASQPSQSYMYMHQGFTYENSGAEESLASDLETPSKSSLYSFELLSDEDPNGCTIM